The following are encoded in a window of Brevibacillus sp. DP1.3A genomic DNA:
- a CDS encoding tripartite tricarboxylate transporter TctB family protein, producing MRRPDNQPDFIGALLSMILGVCISFEAYRLEASSSSLFVGDHTLPAILGLVFFMLGGVLLIQSFRVTEEASSPNPGPLLPGKRLRLLFCFLFLLLYVWLLGAIGYTMATLFVSFAFFILIGSYRWRTSIVYSVLLTGGLYVVFIYSLHITLPGGDLF from the coding sequence ATGAGACGCCCGGATAATCAGCCAGATTTTATCGGTGCCCTTCTAAGTATGATCCTTGGAGTCTGCATATCGTTCGAGGCCTATCGTCTGGAGGCATCTTCGTCGTCGTTGTTCGTAGGGGATCACACGCTGCCTGCGATTCTTGGCTTAGTGTTTTTCATGCTCGGAGGTGTGCTGCTTATCCAATCATTCCGTGTGACGGAGGAAGCCTCTTCGCCAAATCCTGGACCGCTTCTTCCTGGAAAAAGGCTGCGCCTGCTGTTTTGCTTTTTATTCCTGTTACTGTATGTCTGGCTGCTCGGCGCGATCGGTTACACAATGGCTACACTCTTTGTCTCCTTTGCATTTTTTATACTGATCGGCAGCTATCGGTGGCGCACGTCCATTGTGTACTCCGTCCTTTTGACAGGGGGTCTGTATGTGGTGTTCATCTACTCGCTGCATATCACACTGCCTGGAGGAGATTTGTTTTAG